GCCCCGGGGGAGGGCGGCGGATCCGGCGGgccggggaagggaaggggaggggaggaaaggggggggggggggggggccgcaccccgtcggcggcagcggcggccgggcccggggtCCGCGGCCGGGCCCGCACCCACCGGCAGTTGCGGCCGGGCCCGGAGCTGCGGCCCGCAGGGCGGGGAAGGTGGGGGGGcggcggcccgccccggccccgccgcgtcccccggccccggcccgtcGCCCCACGCCCGCCCCCACCGTTACCTCGCCGCGCCGGGCCGCCCTGCGCGCGCTCGGCCCCTTGTCTCGCCATGGAGCCCCGCACATGCGCACGGCGCCGCCGCGCCGCCATGACGGGTGCGGGCGGAAGGGAGCCCCGCCTCCgcccccgccgccatcttgggcaGGGGCGCCGCCAAGCCcagcgcgccgccgccgccgccatcttggcgcCGGGCACggcctccccacccctccccgccggcgccatctcaGTGCGTGCCGGCCCCGACGGGCGCCATCTTAGACGGCGAAGCGCGGCGCTTCTGCCCGGCGCCATCTTGGGTGTGGGCGGCGCCATCTTGGAGGCGGGCATCGCCCCCCATCCTTCACACCCCGCTCGCGAAAACCGTCCCGGCCCGCTGGCGCCGCCGCCGAGGGGTGAgggccccccccgccctgctcctgccccccGGCCCGGCTCAGGGTGCTGCGCGGGGAGCCCCCGCACCACTGGGGGCCCTGAGGCCACCCCAGGCGCCGCCATGTTGCGTCGACAGAGGCCACAGCGATAGACAAAGCCCAGCGCCTTTATTGACCCTGCCGCCGCCCGCGCAGGAGCACAAATGTCCGCCGGCCCTGGCCCCACGTCCCCAGAGCTCAGTGCTCGCCTGCCGCCCCCTCGGTGCCCACCGGCCGCTGCGGCGGGGACGGCACTGACCCCTCGGCCTGTGCCACCGGCCGGGTCAGGCTCAGGTGGCTCCTCCCTGGCGCCTCACCCTCCGGGGCTGCCACACAGCTGAGGGGCCGCAGCAGCCGCGGCCTCAGGGGGGCCTTCTGGAAGGGCAGGGCCTTCGGGGGGGTGGGCGTCAGCTCCCCCCCACCATAGGTCTGGATCCTCCTGACCGGCACCTGGGCCAGCTGCTGCTCGGCGGCCATGGCCACTGCCGTGTCAAAGGACACACTGCCACCCTCCCACCAGCCTGCTCTCCTCGCCCCCGCCGCCACCCCACTGCCCCCAGGTTGCTGGGGAGGCCCCTCCGGTGCCGTGGGACTGGGGAGCCGCCGGGGTGGCGGGGCAGCATCCCCCTCCATGGCCGGGGACGCACCATCGGCCGGGGGCATCCAGGGCTGCAGGGCCGGGGGGATCTTGGCAAACTGGGGCTTGGGGGGCACGACGGGGACCGACCGGGCCTGCTGCACCCTGACAGTGCGGGCAGCCAGGTGCACCGGGGCACTGCCATCATGGCGCAGCATGGCCACGGGCTCAGGGCGCCCCAGCTCCCCAGTGggctcggcccggctcggctccgGGGCTTCAGGGGGAGGGCTGTGCAGCTCTGGGGCCGAGGCAGAGAGCGAGGGAGAACCGGAGCTGCTCACAGGGGTGGCATCGGTGCCCTCCGCGCTGGCTGCAGAGGGCGGGAGAGCCTCAGGGACAGACCCAGGGACCAGGGGCTCCACTGGCTCCTGGGGGGCCTCCTCCAGTGAAGGCTGGGCTTCACCCTCCCCAGGCTCCTCTGGGGCGGGGGGACCGGAGCCAGCTCCATCCTCTTCAACTTCCCCATCCGATGTGTCGGGAACTGGCCCCGGTCCCACATGGCCCCCGGCTCTTCCGGCCTCATCCCCCAGGCCAGCTTTggtgctggagtcagttctgctGGGGCCAGAGCCACCGtccgcagccccctcccctccacccccctcccctgcGGGCTGGCCGGTGCCTGGTGCAACCTCCTTTGCTGGTGCCCCAGCAGGGTCCCCGGGCTGCTCCCCCTCACCCAGAGTATCCTCCTCCATGGGGCATGGCCCTGCCAGCCCCGGTGTCAGAGACCTGTCCTCCGGCACAGTGGTGCTGTCAGCGGCGGGTGGGGCCAGTGCCGGGGTTTCCGGGGCCGTACCCTCACCCAGCAGCTGGTCGAGGGGCTCCAGCGATGCCGCCAGCGGGCTAAGGTCGTCGTGGGCGCTGAGGAACATGTCTTCTGAGTCGGTGTCCCCGGTGTGGTCCTCGGCGTCGGAGCCGCTGGGAGCCATGAAGAACATCTCCTCGTCCATGCACTCCTCGATGGAGAGGTAGCTGGCAGGCTGCTCCATGGGGGGCTCCCCTGGCTGGAGATGGGGATGGGCAGGAGGGTGATGGCCACACTGGAGACCCCCCCAGCCCATCCCAGGCATGGAGCACTGCGCAGCCCTGAGGCCCcacgctggggctggaggggtcaATGCCACCCTGTCCTCTCCATCTCCACCTTTGTCTCTCCAtgcccatccctgtcccctccatcccacccctgccttctccatctccatccctgtcccctccatccccaccctAACCAGGGACAGCAGAGGTGACCCTCTGCCTCCAGCCCTCCCACCCCAGACCCAAAGCATGGGGATGGTGATTTCAGCTTACATTCATGAATCCGCTCTCCATCCCCTCCTCTATGGGCAGGAACCCCTCGCCATCCCCAGGGCCGGTGTCTGGCAGCAGGGGCCATGCtgctggctccccgtccccgccACCCTCCAGCCACGTCTCCTGGCTGTCCAGGAAGGCAAAGGAGTCCCGCAGCTCCAGGGAGAGCCGGGTCTCCTCCGTGTCCGTCTTCCCCTCCCCTGTGGAGGGAGACGGGGGGGATTGAGCCTGGTGTCCCCCCCCGGCACCCTGGAGGTCCTGCGCTGGCTGGTCCCAGTGCACGCCTCTTACCAGTGCGGTGCTCAGGCACCTCGGGGTCCCCAGCAGAGCATtgggcaggcagcggggggcTGGCGGGTGGCACTCTGCCCGCGGCCACCTGGGCCAGCGCTGGGCACGGCAGACCCCGCGTCAGGCGGGAGAGGTTGGAGGTGATGTGGAAGGGGACGGTGACGGAGAAGGGGCCAGAGATGTGGACCCCTGCGCACTTCTCGGCACGGCTGCGGCCGGCCTTGGGCGAGCGGCCAGGGGCCACCAGTGAGGCCCGGCCAGCTTTGGGGGTGGTGGGCTCTGACTTGGTGCTGTTTTCGCCCTCTGACTCAGGGCCCCGCggctcttccttccccttcagcTTCTCCTCCAGGCTCTCATCCAGCTCGGGGCAGCTctccggcgccggcagcgaggTGCAGGTGTCAAAGCTCTCCCGACGCTGTGGCGGCTGCTTTGCCGACCGCTTCTTGCTCAGCCGAGAGTCATCTGTGCCCGGCAGGGGGAAGAGTCAGGGCCTGGAGGTGTACCCTGTCCCCAGACCTCCCCACACCTGAGGACTCGGCTGGGCGGCACTGCGGGAGCTGCCGAGCTGGGGGACCAGGGCGATGCCCGGCAGCTTGTCCATCCCCATCCTGTCCTCTCCATCCCTATGCCATCTTCTCCATCCCCATGACATCTtgtccatccccatccctgtcccctccatccccatcctgtCCCGATGATCCTGCCTCAAGGACAGGGATGGTTCCCACAGGAGCAACATGGTGTATCCCTCTTACCGTCGCTGGCACAGGGGACGGAGCTGAGTGAGTCCATGCTCTTGGCTGGCCGCAAGGTTATTTTACCACACTTGTCATCTGGGGgcggggaaggagaaggggaatgGCAGCGGGGTTGGGTTTGGGGACACATTGTCCCCTGAGCAATGGGTTCCCTCCCTCTGGACCCGAGGGTGGGGACGACCAGGGCTCCCCACCTTTCTCCTCCGCCTTCACCAGCTTGCGCTTGGCTTCGTGGCTGGAGCGGCCCAGGTTGAAGATGGACCTCCACTTCTTGGCCTTGATGGAGCCCTTCCTCCTGTGGGACCCCAGGCGTCAGGGGTGGTGGGCACGCTTGGGCACACTTGTGTGTGCACAAGCACACATGGTGCCTTTGGACGCATGCAAGAGCTCGTGCACGCCTGCAAGCACGCGTGCAGAGCATGTGCCCACGCTTGTGCATGTAAGAACACGTGTGCATGGGATCCCACCTGCAGGGCACAGGCATGCTCACGGTGCTGCCCGGGCCAGGGGAAGGTccccgggggggtccctggggaggggagggggtggcgGCAGGTCCTACCTGTGGTCACTGAGCTCGATGATGGTGTGGTAGGGCCGGATGGGGGGGGGGCCCGTCACCCTGGCTGAGTGTGGCCGGCACGTGGTACAGTGGGGGCTGcccgtcccctgtcccccccccacccagcagcagGGACCGCCGGACGGACTCGCCGCCTGCAGGCCACCAAGACAGGGCGTCAGGGTCCCGCCAGGGACACCCTCGccatccccccccaggccaggaTGTACCACGGAGAGGGGCGTCC
Above is a genomic segment from Harpia harpyja isolate bHarHar1 chromosome 9, bHarHar1 primary haplotype, whole genome shotgun sequence containing:
- the ARHGAP30 gene encoding LOW QUALITY PROTEIN: rho GTPase-activating protein 30 (The sequence of the model RefSeq protein was modified relative to this genomic sequence to represent the inferred CDS: deleted 1 base in 1 codon), with product MSLALKARQKARRKGGTKERVFGCDLLEHLQQSGQDVPQVLRSCTEFVEQHGVVDGIYRLSGVSSNIQRLRQEFDSDRCPDLQKDVYLQDIHCVSSLCKAYFRELPNPLLTYQLYDKFADAVAIQMEEARLVKIKEVLKELPVPHYRTLEFLMRHLLHMASYSSQTNMHARNLAIVWAPNLLRSKDIEATGFNGTAAFMEVRVQSIVVEFILTHVEQLFGDAPLRGGESVRRSLLLGGGGTGDGQPPLYHVPATLSQGDGPPPIRPYHTIIELSDHRRKGSIKAKKWRSIFNLGRSSHEAKRKLVKAEEKDDKCGKITLRPAKSMDSLSSVPCASDDDSRLSKKRSAKQPPQRRESFDTCTSLPAPESCPELDESLEEKLKGKEEPRGPESEGENSTKSEPTTPKAGRASLVAPGRSPKAGRSRAEKCAGVHISGPFSVTVPFHITSNLSRLTRGLPCPALAQVAAGRVPPASPPLPAQCSAGDPEVPEHRTGEGKTDTEETRLSLELRDSFAFLDSQETWLEGGGDGEPAAWPLLPDTGPGDGEGFLPIEEGMESGFMNPGEPPMEQPASYLSIEECMDEEMFFMAPSGSDAEDHTGDTDSEDMFLSAHDDLSPLAASLEPLDQLLGEGTAPETPALAPPAADSTTVPEDRSLTPGLAGPCPMEEDTLGEGEQPGDPAGAPAKEVAPGTGQPAGEGGGGEGAADGGSGPSRTDSSTKAGLGDEAGRAGGHVGPGPVPDTSDGEVEEDGAGSGPPAPEEPGEGEAQPSLEEAPQEPVEPLVPGSVPEALPPSAASAEGTDATPVSSSGSPSLSASAPELHSPPPEAPEPSRAEPTGELGRPEPVAMLRHDGSAPVHLAARTVRVQQARSVPVVPPKPQFAKIPPALQPWMPPADGASPAMEGDAAPPPRRLPSPTAPEGPPQQPGGSGVAAGARRAGWWEGGSVSFDTAVAMAAEQQLAQVPVRRIQTYGGGELTPTPPKALPFQKAPLRPRLLRPLSCVAAPEGEAPGRSHLSLTRPVAQAEGSVPSPPQRPVGTEGAAGEH